Proteins found in one Perca fluviatilis chromosome 9, GENO_Pfluv_1.0, whole genome shotgun sequence genomic segment:
- the il12rb2 gene encoding interleukin-12 receptor subunit beta-2, whose amino-acid sequence MATMSQTWTIFTVVTGLAVQLCIGEKYPEKSCAIWSSRGPVVQRGTSFTVYCTFNCKCKGSMYSDHPPTLQSHNIFNSTTIYLNVANITKNRTYSCRCKCPSALDPCGLDISAGYLPERPTNISCIYKVKDNESGVLSCTWNRGRDTFLTDSTKLCVRTVSKSHERKECNVSSRGTDFPSASFTVTSSVQLISVWVLAQNPLGSQVSIPINYTLSDIAMPSTPALGQPECSSRECIVKVELPVKAQHLEIQYRTDAQTWTSSPDSGVQMSSVQVRFISSLEPYMLYHFRARCKFSSGLWSQWSANILSWTQEEAPAKELDVWYAELASDSKSQRVYWKELNNATARGKIIEYNVSVYSQNSGLVFVNPEPISADARDYPVPFCTDCEVTVWARNSKGLSPPARIKTHHTKAKSMQFEPPQDMQVTADNHSVTISWRKHDTAPLHSAYVLEWYPEGHKLEELRWVRLGRKNNHAVVTDIKPFECYEGAVYVLNNESSVSRTRFTGVSTLESAPEDGPSVQEPVVEGNKVQVTWTEIPRGQRGGCVTKYTIYLENESGQQKAHPIPASERMHTIKDLSPASYSLWMTASTAKGEGPACQKVKVFIQQTQLSPLLVCAVAAPIVLFLVCVSQSSALKQRLWVYFQCVMLDDVPDPANSKWAQQCTQEKGKMNLQLPQSNSSVTEEEEEPILVDVEELPKQSSDTITLTLSPQTSRSPELEPATLAYPLTTYIKSFSHDSESSDHTQTSLDTNTTFGYISSHGPENMDEEYQEEEEEEEEEFVEMLDFFPSHNVFIEPLEFGGKLTLNAVKIDCSDIFQNS is encoded by the exons ATGGCGACAATGTCCCAAACATGGACCATCTTCACTGTTGTTACTGGGCTGGCTGTGCAGCTGTGCATAG GTGAGAAATATCCTGAGAAATCCTGTGCCATCTGGTCCAGCCGTGGACCTGTGGTGCAGCGAGGCACCAGCTTTACGGtgtactgcacctttaactgcAAGTGCAAGGGATCCATGTACAGTGACCATCCGCCAACACTACAGAGCCACAACATATTTAATTCTACAACTATATATTTAAATGTAGCAAACATAACCAAAAACAGAACATACAGCTGTCGGTGTAAGTGTCCTTCTGCTCTGGACCCCTGTGGACTGGACATCTCGGCTGGAT ATCTACCAGAGAGGCCTACGAATATTTCATGCATCTACAAAGTCAAAGATAATGAAAGCGGAGTTTTGTCCTGCACTTGGAACAGAGGACGAGATACTTTTCTTACGGACAGTACAAAGCTGTG tgtgagAACTGTATCTAAAAGCCACGAACGTAAAGAGTGCAATGTCTCCAGTAGAGGAACTGATTTTCCATCGGCTAGTTTCACTGTGACCAGCTCTGTCCAGCTGATCTCTGTGTGGGTCCTAGCCCAAAATCCACTGGGCTCTCAAGTGTCCATCCCCATCAACTACACGCTCAGTGACATTG CGATGCCCTCGACTCCTGCTCTTGGCCAACCCGAGTGCTCTTCCCGAGAGTGCATTGTCAAAGTGGAGCTGCCTGTGAAGGCTCAACACCTAGAGATCCAATACAGAACAGATGCACAGACATGGACATCTTCTCCTGACTCA GGTGTGCAGATGAGTTCGGTACAGGTTCGGTTCATCTCCTCTCTGGAGCCCTACATGTTGTACCATTTCAGAGCCAGATGCAAATTCAGCAGCGGCCTGTGGAGTCAGTGGAGCGCAAACATATTAAGCTGGACTCAAGAGGAAG CGCCTGCCAAAGAGTTGGATGTGTGGTACGCCGAGCTCGCCTCTGACTCTAAATCACAGAGAGTTTACTGGAAg GAGCTGAACAATGCCACCGCTAGAGGGAAAATCATAGAGTATAATGTCAGCGTTTACAGCCAAAACTCTGGCTTGGTCTTCGTCAACCCAGAGCCAATTAGTGCCGATGCCAGGGATTATCCAGTCCCGTTCTGTACCGACTGTGAAGTCACAGTGTGGGCTCGCAACTCCAAAGGGCTGTCCCCTCCTGCCAGAATTAAAACCCATCAcacaaaag CGAAGAGCATGCAGTTCGAGCCCCCTCAGGACATGCAAGTAACTGCAGACAACCACAGTGTCACCATCTCCTGGAGAAAGCATGACACTGCACCGCTACATTCAGCATATGTGCTGGAGTGGTACCCAGAGGGCCATAAGTTGGAGGAGCTCAGATGGGTCAGACTGGGCCGGAAAAACAACCATGCTGTTGTTACAG ATATTAAGCCATTTGAGTGCTACGAGGGAGCAGTATATGTTTTAAACAATGAGAGCTCAGTGAGTAGGACCAGATTTACAGGTGTCTCCACTTTGGAATCAG CCCCAGAAGACGGTCCGTCAGTCCAAGAGCCGGTTGTTGAGGGAAACAAAGTACAAGTGACCTGGACAGAGATTCCCAGGGGTCAGCGTGGGGGTTGTGTAACCAAGTACACCATCTATTTAGAGAACGAAAGCGGACAGCAGAAGGCTC ACCCTATACCAGCATCAGAGAGAATGCACACCATCAAAGACCTGTCTCCAGCTTCCTACAGCCTGTGGATGACTGCTTCAACGGCTAAAGGAGAAGGCCCAGCATGTCAAAAGGTCAAGGTCTTCATCCAGC AGACCCAACTATCCCCCCTACTAGTGTGTGCAGTCGCCGCCCCCATCGTGTtgtttctggtgtgtgtgtcccagagtTCAGCATTAAAGCAGAG GCTATGGGTGTATTTCCAGTGCGTCATGCTCGATGATGTGCCAGATCCTGCAAACAGCAAGTGGGCACAACAGTGTACCCAGGAGAAG GGCAAGATGAACCTCCAGCTGCCGCAGAGTAACTCCAGTGTAAccgaggaggaagaagagccCATCCTGGTGGATGTGGAGGAGCTGCCCAAGCAGAGCAGTGACACCATCACACTTACACTCTCTCCTCAAACCAGTCGCAGCCCCGAGTTGGAGCCGGCCACACTGGCCTACCCTCTGACCACCTACATCAAGAGCTTCTCCCACGACTCAGAAAGCTCCGATCACACGCAGACATCTCTGGACACCAACACAACTTTCGGCTACATCTCGTCACACGGGCCGGAAAATATGGACGAGGAAtaccaggaggaggaggaagaggaggaggaagagtttGTAGAAATGCTGGATTTCTTCCCCAGTCACAACGTCTTCATAGAGCCACTGGAGTTCGGAGGGAAGTTGACTCTGAATGCGGTCAAAATTGACTGCAGTGACATCTTTCAGAACAGTTAG